TAAAACGTAAGTGAATCCGGATAATGAAATGTTGTATCAGCAGTTAATTCACCGTCGCGGTAACGTTCATTTAATTCGTTGTGATAAGCATCAAGTCCGCCTTCATAACTTTTCTGAATACATCTTCCTGATGGTGTATAATATCTTGAAACCGTTAAACGCATTGCTGAGCCGTCGGGTAAATTAAATGCACGTTGCACCAATCCTTTTCCAAAACTTCTTCTACCAATAACTAAGGCACGATCCCAATCCTGTAAAGCACCGGTAACAATTTCACTCGCAGATGCAGAACCTTCGTCAATCAATACAACAATTTTACCTTCTTTCATACTGCCATCACCTTTCGATATTTCATTTTTACGCGGGTAAGCACGACCTTCTGTATATACAATTAATTTATTGGCAGGTAAAAATTCGTTCGCCATATCAATAGCAGCATTTAAATATCCGCCACCATTACCACGCAAATCTAAAATCAGATTTTGCATGCCTTGTTTTTGTAATTGATCCAATGCAGCACTAAACTCTTCGGTTGTAGTTGCAGCAAATTTGCTCACACGAATATATCCTGTTGATGGATTAGCCATATATTTTGCATCAATACTATACAGCGGAATTACATCGCGGGTAATTTTAAATTCCAATATTTTTTTAGCACCCTTGCGCTCAACATAAACTTTTACATCGGTGCCTTTTTTACCGCGTAAACGGTCAGTGACACCTTTGTTGCTCATGCCAATTCCTGCAACAGGCTCATCGTTTATTTTTACAATTTTATCACCGGCAATTAATCCCACTTTTTCACTCGGACCACCGGAAATAACGCCAACAACATTGATGGTATCATCCAGTAAATTAAACTGAATACCGATTCCTTCAAAATTACCTTCAAGCGGCTCGTTCGCTGCTTTCAGTTCATCTTCAGTAAAATAAACAGAGTGGGGGTCAAGTTGAGTGAGCACTTCTACAATGGCATCTTCTACCAACTTGCCTGCGTCAACATCGTCCATGTAACGATCGTCAACAATCATCATAAATTGTTCAAATTTTTCGAGTGCCTGGGCTTCCGTTAATGTTTCTGAACTACTTGCAGGAGCGGTGCCTACCTGACTATATCCTGCATAAAAGCCTGAAACTGTAAGCAGGAAAAATAGGAATTTCATTTT
This sequence is a window from Bacteroidota bacterium. Protein-coding genes within it:
- a CDS encoding S41 family peptidase, with the translated sequence MKFLFFLLTVSGFYAGYSQVGTAPASSSETLTEAQALEKFEQFMMIVDDRYMDDVDAGKLVEDAIVEVLTQLDPHSVYFTEDELKAANEPLEGNFEGIGIQFNLLDDTINVVGVISGGPSEKVGLIAGDKIVKINDEPVAGIGMSNKGVTDRLRGKKGTDVKVYVERKGAKKILEFKITRDVIPLYSIDAKYMANPSTGYIRVSKFAATTTEEFSAALDQLQKQGMQNLILDLRGNGGGYLNAAIDMANEFLPANKLIVYTEGRAYPRKNEISKGDGSMKEGKIVVLIDEGSASASEIVTGALQDWDRALVIGRRSFGKGLVQRAFNLPDGSAMRLTVSRYYTPSGRCIQKSYEGGLDAYHNELNERYRDGELTADTTFHYPDSLTFYTNNKRVVYGGGGIMPDLYVPLDTSWATDYYVEVVGKGIVNQFALTYVNANRDKLTKQYADPFAFNDNFVIDSKLWNDFFAYAEADSVKKDDAEFKLCEEKLGNVIKSVIARDLYNFEAYWIVSNTTDEYFIKALQSLSDDTFNKMNIAGN